One part of the Rothia sp. ZJ932 genome encodes these proteins:
- a CDS encoding PDZ domain-containing protein, with protein MTSSPRRRFFRASSVSSASASASQPRWTLARTCGAVTAILTLGSFAVPVKYVTEQPGPTFNTIGEYEGAQLIEIEGRESHPVTGNLDMTTVSVAGGPNTNITALYALANFFDASSTVLPSDLIYAPTVTHEEVTAQNTAEMTNSQEIAQAAALNYLGEDVNEKLVVNDLAPDSASKGLLEPGDVVVAVNGQRLNKYSELTEQVQASEGQKLSVTVERDGKERTVEVTPRFDEQSQNYLLGLMITRTYDFPFTVNYGLEEVGGPSAGLMFALGIIDELNKEEMTGGKHFAGTGTIDSDGTVGPIGGAPQKLVGAADAGATVFFLPHDNCADVTGKIPDGLTIIPVKTLDDAATALKDIGAGRASAQSFDACPAP; from the coding sequence ATGACTTCATCACCCCGCCGCCGTTTTTTTCGTGCATCGTCAGTATCTTCGGCATCCGCGTCCGCATCGCAGCCCCGGTGGACGTTGGCACGCACTTGTGGGGCAGTAACCGCTATCTTGACGCTGGGGTCTTTTGCCGTGCCAGTGAAGTATGTAACTGAGCAGCCCGGCCCTACCTTCAACACCATCGGTGAATACGAGGGCGCGCAGCTGATTGAGATTGAAGGGCGAGAATCACACCCGGTGACGGGCAATCTTGATATGACTACGGTATCTGTAGCGGGTGGTCCTAATACCAATATCACTGCTCTGTACGCGCTGGCGAATTTCTTTGATGCAAGTTCAACGGTGCTACCGAGCGATCTTATCTACGCTCCGACCGTGACCCACGAAGAAGTGACGGCGCAAAACACCGCGGAGATGACTAACTCTCAGGAGATTGCCCAGGCAGCTGCGCTGAATTATCTGGGGGAGGACGTGAACGAGAAGCTGGTGGTGAACGATTTAGCCCCCGACAGCGCGAGTAAAGGGCTCCTTGAGCCTGGGGACGTTGTTGTTGCGGTGAACGGTCAACGCCTGAATAAATACTCTGAGCTGACCGAGCAGGTACAAGCATCTGAGGGGCAAAAGCTGAGCGTCACCGTTGAGCGCGATGGCAAAGAACGCACCGTTGAGGTGACCCCTCGTTTTGATGAACAGTCACAAAACTACTTGCTGGGACTGATGATTACCCGCACCTACGATTTTCCTTTCACAGTGAACTATGGGCTTGAAGAGGTGGGCGGTCCCAGCGCGGGGCTCATGTTTGCCTTGGGTATTATTGACGAGCTGAACAAAGAAGAGATGACCGGTGGCAAGCACTTTGCCGGCACGGGAACCATTGACTCCGACGGCACTGTTGGCCCTATCGGCGGTGCGCCCCAAAAACTGGTGGGAGCAGCGGACGCCGGTGCCACCGTCTTTTTCCTGCCCCACGACAACTGCGCTGACGTTACCGGGAAAATCCCGGACGGGCTGACCATCATACCCGTCAAAACCCTCGACGATGCAGCCACCGCACTGAAAGATATCGGTGCCGGACGCGCGTCCGCACAGAGCTTCGACGCCTGCCCTGCGCCCTAA
- a CDS encoding M48 family metallopeptidase, producing the protein MPTRLRASVRKPSTEYLPATDDHPELEIVRSPRRTKTVSGSFTPEGRVRLLVPVQTTDDDIWEYLEHLLPRIIRQKETQDARKRTFVSNDYLVQRAQNLIAQYLPEVELPQEIRWVTNQSTRWGSATPATSRIRLSHLLQGAPEYVIDYVLHHELCHFVYLNHSAAFRGLEARYPRTAEARAFLEGLSFGQQKNASAR; encoded by the coding sequence GTGCCCACTAGATTGCGCGCGTCCGTCCGCAAACCCTCTACCGAGTACCTTCCGGCAACGGACGATCACCCGGAACTTGAGATTGTTCGTTCGCCGCGTCGTACTAAAACGGTCTCAGGATCTTTCACGCCCGAGGGGCGGGTACGGCTTTTAGTGCCGGTGCAGACTACGGACGATGATATTTGGGAGTACCTGGAACACCTTTTGCCGCGCATCATCCGTCAGAAAGAAACCCAGGACGCGCGTAAGCGTACTTTCGTCAGTAACGACTACCTGGTGCAACGGGCACAAAATCTAATTGCGCAGTATCTGCCGGAAGTTGAGCTACCTCAAGAGATCCGATGGGTCACTAACCAATCAACCCGGTGGGGTTCAGCAACCCCCGCAACCTCGCGCATCCGCCTGAGCCACCTGCTGCAGGGGGCACCGGAGTACGTGATTGACTACGTGCTGCACCACGAGCTGTGCCATTTTGTGTACCTGAACCACAGCGCAGCTTTTAGAGGGCTGGAAGCACGTTATCCGCGCACCGCTGAAGCCAGAGCCTTCCTCGAAGGTCTGAGTTTTGGGCAGCAAAAGAACGCATCTGCTCGCTAG
- a CDS encoding ATP-dependent helicase, translating to MSITPLAVSAITPEKILEGLDPEQRRVATELEGPMCVLAGAGTGKTRAITHRIAYGIAIGRYVPQRVLALTFTNRAADEMRVRLRQLGAVGVQTRTFHAAALRQVQYFWPQAVGGPPPTIVPHKAQLITEAANRLRLTTDRATVRDLAAQIEWAKVKVLTPDTLLPHLEGRALPNNMSALDLVRLYRTYEELKDERHLIDFEDVLLLAVSFLEDDETIAAAVRSQYRHFVVDEYQDVSPLQQRLLTAWLGNRNDLCVVGDASQTIYSFTGATSRFLTEFRTRYENAQQVKLVRDYRSTHTVVELANTLLNARKAQRDSTPGSWAKPLELVAQCGTGPAADWIEAADDEDEAHRIARDIKELISYNKVHARDIAVLFRTNAQSAALEQALSEHGINYQLRGAEQFFARPEVRNALTLLRNSAQAQTGEKTPNFVRDVLKSLGYSDKAPASSGAVRAKWESLAALVSMADSLTAVRDKEIEQAQSNGASELPAPLSLHEFVAHLAQRLANQDAPSMDGVTLASLHAAKGLEWEAVYLCGLNEGLMPISFAKTSDDIDEERRLLYVGITRARKYITFSWSLSRTPGGRPNRKRSRFLDALAPQSIY from the coding sequence GTGTCGATAACACCGCTTGCGGTTTCCGCTATCACACCCGAAAAGATCTTAGAGGGTCTTGATCCCGAGCAGCGTCGGGTTGCCACTGAACTTGAGGGTCCCATGTGTGTACTTGCAGGTGCGGGCACCGGTAAAACCAGAGCTATCACCCACCGCATTGCCTACGGCATCGCCATCGGCAGGTACGTACCTCAGCGCGTCCTTGCCCTTACCTTCACCAACCGCGCAGCGGATGAAATGCGGGTACGACTGCGTCAACTGGGCGCGGTAGGGGTGCAAACGAGAACCTTTCACGCCGCAGCGCTGCGTCAGGTGCAGTACTTTTGGCCGCAGGCAGTGGGCGGACCACCACCCACTATCGTGCCCCACAAAGCTCAGCTGATTACCGAAGCAGCCAACCGTCTACGGCTGACCACAGACCGCGCGACCGTTCGTGATCTCGCCGCCCAGATTGAGTGGGCGAAGGTGAAAGTTCTCACCCCTGATACCTTGCTACCGCACCTAGAAGGGCGCGCGCTGCCTAATAACATGTCAGCCCTTGATCTGGTGCGACTCTACCGCACCTACGAAGAACTCAAAGACGAACGCCACCTCATTGATTTTGAGGACGTTCTCTTGCTGGCTGTCTCTTTTCTCGAAGATGACGAGACAATCGCAGCGGCTGTGCGCTCGCAGTACCGACACTTTGTGGTGGACGAGTACCAGGACGTTTCGCCCCTGCAGCAGCGCTTGCTGACCGCGTGGTTGGGTAACCGAAATGATCTGTGCGTGGTGGGCGATGCTTCGCAGACCATTTACTCTTTTACCGGGGCAACCAGCAGGTTTCTGACGGAGTTTCGCACCCGCTATGAGAACGCCCAACAGGTCAAACTGGTGCGCGACTACCGCTCAACGCATACGGTAGTTGAGCTGGCAAACACCCTTTTGAATGCCCGTAAAGCGCAGCGAGATTCAACTCCCGGTAGCTGGGCTAAGCCCCTAGAGCTGGTGGCTCAGTGCGGTACAGGCCCTGCTGCTGACTGGATCGAGGCAGCGGATGATGAAGATGAAGCCCACCGTATTGCCCGCGATATCAAAGAACTCATCTCCTACAACAAGGTGCATGCTCGCGATATAGCGGTACTTTTTCGAACTAACGCGCAATCGGCTGCCCTTGAACAGGCTCTGAGCGAACACGGTATTAACTATCAGCTGCGCGGTGCCGAACAGTTTTTTGCCCGTCCTGAGGTTCGCAATGCACTTACCTTATTGCGTAATTCAGCCCAGGCGCAGACAGGGGAGAAGACTCCCAATTTTGTGCGCGATGTGCTGAAATCTTTGGGGTATTCCGATAAAGCCCCGGCATCTTCGGGGGCGGTGCGCGCCAAATGGGAGTCTCTTGCCGCTCTAGTATCAATGGCTGATTCGCTCACTGCGGTGCGAGACAAAGAAATCGAACAGGCACAGTCGAACGGTGCCAGCGAGCTACCCGCCCCGCTGTCTTTGCACGAGTTCGTGGCGCACCTTGCCCAGCGTCTTGCCAACCAGGACGCCCCCTCCATGGACGGCGTCACCCTCGCCTCCCTGCACGCAGCGAAAGGTCTGGAATGGGAAGCGGTCTATCTCTGCGGACTCAATGAGGGGCTCATGCCCATCTCTTTCGCTAAGACCAGCGATGACATCGATGAAGAACGCCGCCTGCTTTATGTTGGTATCACCCGTGCCCGCAAGTACATCACCTTTTCCTGGTCACTGTCACGCACCCCCGGCGGGCGCCCCAACCGTAAGCGTTCCCGCTTTTTGGACGCGCTCGCTCCACAGAGCATTTACTAA
- a CDS encoding UPF0182 family protein: MTTGPSQPRPAPSGKRKNNTLTLTLIIVAVLVMVFVFATQIYTEVLWYNQLGFSNVFVTENLTKAAIFVLGTLLIALPLWVSLRYALKHGKAPQSAPRRPTTPRPRFDANGNPLPPQQDPFADLQEMFNQNLNRYRKNADNASKALTWLIPLGVGAFVATSLMTHWETVLLFLNGTEFGSTDPEFGKDLGFYIFTLPFLNLLTSIAGSAILIAAIGGAFAHYLYGGITVHDKGIETSKQFKRHAALLVTLYLLVRGARYWLERYTSIQEQSGKWAGAMYTDVNAIIPTRSILAVAAVLVALLFIYALVRNQWRLPVIGTALLVIVSLVVGGIYPWIIQRFQVTPNEQAYESEYIQRNIDMTRAAYGLDKIEASDYDATTNAPSGALKGESETISNIRLLDPNVVSDAFSQLQQFRPYYQFNDNLSVDRYEVDGEIQDTVIAARELNPAQNASSSWFNQHVVYTHGYGVIAAYGNQVESDGKPRFIQSGITATGEISEDYEPRIYFGQSSPSYSIVGGAEGDEALELDRPATAGDESSDAKYTFAGNGGPNIGNAFNRLAYAIKFQSTDILLSDGVRPESQILYDRNPSERVEKVAPYLTVDGNPYPAIIDGQVQWIVDAYTTSDQYPYAESAQLSDATSDSETAAGVTRALPQDEVNYIRNSVKATVNAYDGSVTLYAWDEEDPILQAWQKVFPGNLKSYSEMSAELMDHVRYPQDLFKVQREMLNAYHVTNSGSLYAGDDVWSTPKDPTVNNDQPLPPYYLSLQIPGQKQASFSLTTSFIPQQSDSNTRNVMYGFLSANGDAGTGKDGERSEDYGKLTLLEMPRSSVVPGPGQAQNNFNSDADVSTELNLLRRGASDVINGNLLTLPVGGGILYVQPVYVQSSGDSAYPTLRRVLVSFGDKVGFAPTLEEALNEVFGGNSGAAVAEDAGVNESAAARAESADAEESSSDDSSASAVDSRSLKEALTDANQAMKDSDAAMKAGDWSAYGEAQDRLQEALDRAVEADSGVGTGAEEENSDN, translated from the coding sequence GTGACTACCGGACCATCCCAACCACGGCCCGCCCCATCGGGTAAACGCAAAAACAACACACTGACACTCACACTGATAATCGTTGCAGTGCTCGTCATGGTCTTTGTTTTTGCCACCCAAATTTACACCGAGGTGCTGTGGTACAACCAGCTCGGCTTCTCCAACGTTTTCGTAACAGAGAACCTCACCAAAGCCGCTATTTTCGTACTCGGCACCTTACTCATTGCCCTGCCCCTGTGGGTCTCCCTCCGCTACGCTCTCAAGCACGGCAAAGCACCCCAGAGCGCACCGCGCAGACCCACCACCCCGCGTCCGCGCTTTGACGCCAACGGCAACCCCCTACCACCCCAGCAAGACCCTTTCGCTGACCTGCAGGAGATGTTCAACCAGAACCTCAACCGCTACCGCAAAAACGCAGACAACGCGTCCAAAGCCCTGACCTGGCTCATTCCCCTGGGCGTAGGTGCCTTCGTCGCAACCTCACTGATGACCCACTGGGAAACCGTACTGCTCTTTCTCAACGGAACAGAATTCGGTAGCACCGACCCCGAGTTCGGCAAAGACCTCGGCTTCTACATCTTCACCCTGCCCTTCTTGAACCTGCTAACCAGCATTGCCGGTTCAGCCATTTTGATTGCAGCCATCGGTGGCGCCTTCGCCCACTACCTCTACGGCGGAATCACCGTTCATGACAAAGGCATCGAAACCAGCAAACAGTTCAAGCGCCACGCGGCTCTACTGGTAACCCTCTACCTGCTGGTACGTGGCGCTCGCTACTGGCTGGAGCGTTACACCTCGATTCAGGAGCAATCCGGCAAGTGGGCTGGTGCTATGTATACCGATGTGAACGCGATTATTCCCACCCGCTCAATTTTGGCTGTTGCCGCGGTACTGGTTGCCCTGCTCTTTATCTACGCTCTGGTGCGTAACCAGTGGCGACTGCCTGTTATTGGCACCGCCCTGCTAGTCATCGTCAGCTTGGTTGTGGGTGGAATCTACCCCTGGATTATTCAGCGCTTTCAGGTAACCCCCAACGAACAGGCATACGAGAGCGAGTACATTCAGCGCAACATCGATATGACCCGCGCCGCCTACGGCCTGGATAAAATCGAAGCCAGCGATTATGACGCCACCACTAACGCACCCTCCGGCGCGCTCAAGGGCGAAAGCGAAACCATCTCAAACATCCGTTTGCTTGACCCCAACGTGGTCTCTGACGCTTTCTCACAGTTGCAGCAGTTCCGCCCTTACTACCAGTTCAACGACAACCTTTCGGTGGATCGTTACGAGGTAGACGGTGAAATCCAAGACACCGTCATCGCTGCGCGTGAGCTCAATCCCGCCCAGAACGCGTCCTCATCGTGGTTCAACCAGCATGTGGTCTACACCCACGGTTACGGCGTAATCGCAGCCTACGGTAACCAGGTCGAATCAGATGGTAAGCCCCGCTTCATACAGTCGGGCATCACCGCAACCGGTGAAATCTCTGAAGACTACGAACCCCGTATCTACTTTGGTCAGTCATCACCCAGTTACTCGATTGTGGGTGGCGCTGAGGGGGATGAGGCGCTTGAGCTTGACCGCCCAGCAACCGCCGGTGATGAAAGTTCAGACGCTAAGTACACCTTTGCCGGTAATGGTGGCCCGAACATCGGCAACGCTTTCAACCGCCTGGCATACGCTATCAAGTTCCAATCAACTGATATCTTGCTTTCTGACGGTGTGCGCCCTGAATCTCAGATTCTTTACGACCGCAACCCCTCAGAACGCGTGGAAAAGGTCGCTCCTTACCTGACCGTTGATGGTAACCCCTACCCGGCGATTATTGATGGTCAGGTGCAGTGGATTGTGGACGCCTACACCACCTCTGACCAGTACCCTTACGCTGAGAGCGCGCAGCTATCAGATGCAACTAGCGACTCTGAGACAGCAGCCGGTGTGACCCGCGCTCTGCCGCAGGACGAGGTCAACTACATCCGCAACTCCGTCAAGGCAACCGTGAACGCTTACGACGGTTCGGTGACACTATACGCCTGGGATGAAGAAGACCCGATTTTGCAGGCATGGCAGAAAGTGTTCCCCGGTAACCTTAAGAGCTACAGCGAGATGAGCGCTGAGCTTATGGACCACGTGCGCTACCCGCAGGATCTGTTTAAGGTTCAGCGTGAGATGCTCAACGCCTACCACGTGACTAACTCCGGCAGCCTTTACGCTGGCGATGATGTGTGGTCAACTCCGAAGGACCCGACAGTAAATAACGATCAGCCGCTGCCGCCCTACTACTTGTCTTTGCAGATACCCGGTCAGAAGCAGGCGTCCTTCTCACTCACCACCTCTTTTATTCCTCAGCAGTCTGATTCGAACACCCGTAACGTGATGTACGGCTTCCTCTCAGCGAACGGTGATGCCGGTACCGGCAAGGACGGTGAACGCAGTGAGGATTACGGCAAGCTGACCCTTTTGGAGATGCCTCGATCGTCCGTTGTTCCCGGCCCCGGTCAGGCGCAGAATAACTTCAACTCTGATGCTGATGTATCAACTGAGCTGAACCTGCTGCGTCGCGGTGCTTCGGACGTTATTAACGGTAACCTGCTGACCCTGCCCGTGGGTGGGGGTATCTTGTACGTTCAGCCGGTCTATGTGCAGTCATCGGGCGACTCTGCCTACCCGACCCTGCGTCGCGTGCTAGTGAGCTTCGGTGACAAGGTGGGTTTTGCTCCTACTTTGGAAGAGGCGTTGAACGAGGTCTTCGGCGGTAACTCTGGTGCTGCTGTTGCTGAGGATGCTGGCGTGAATGAATCTGCTGCGGCTCGGGCTGAGTCTGCTGATGCTGAGGAAAGCTCATCTGATGATTCTTCTGCCAGTGCGGTTGATTCCCGTTCATTGAAGGAGGCTCTGACCGATGCCAACCAGGCGATGAAGGATTCAGATGCCGCTATGAAGGCTGGCGACTGGTCAGCTTACGGTGAGGCTCAGGACCGTTTGCAGGAGGCACTCGACCGCGCTGTTGAGGCAGACAGCGGTGTAGGCACTGGCGCAGAAGAGGAAAACTCCGACAACTAG
- a CDS encoding DUF4190 domain-containing protein — protein MSTMQQPFDFSTPREPQEFRIPSEYRRPLGELPIDKRGKGWYLACASMAAMVLSILTPILSAGIPGIPLVPPLAAIVMGVIALKRYQKYPKTFLASRTKTFAILGIVGGIFGLIIGAVITVLITFS, from the coding sequence ATGTCTACGATGCAGCAGCCCTTTGACTTTTCGACTCCGCGTGAGCCGCAGGAGTTCCGGATTCCTTCTGAGTATCGTCGCCCTCTGGGGGAGTTGCCCATTGATAAGCGGGGTAAGGGCTGGTACTTGGCGTGTGCCTCTATGGCAGCGATGGTGTTGTCTATTCTGACCCCGATACTGAGCGCCGGTATTCCGGGTATACCTTTGGTACCGCCGCTGGCAGCTATTGTCATGGGCGTTATCGCTCTGAAGCGTTATCAGAAGTATCCCAAGACTTTTCTTGCATCGCGCACTAAGACCTTTGCGATACTGGGTATCGTAGGTGGAATATTCGGGCTCATAATCGGCGCTGTGATTACCGTACTCATCACCTTCTCATAA
- a CDS encoding zinc-dependent metalloprotease, whose protein sequence is MSQNPFGNGQDPFEEFFKKLSENGGAGFNADDMKNMGIPLDPAMLSNIMGQFSAMMSNQGEGVNWDQARQHARQVAASNEDPSVTENQKSAVKDASQLADLWLDPVVEFSRPEYSTEAWSRAEWIENSFDTWTEIAQPVAEETTAAMNSSISSQIPEEMKSMLGGINIMGNLGSMMFGMQIGSGVAHLSTEVLSTTDIGIPLVSGRSALLPDAIKKFTNGLEIPAQEVMLYLAVREAALVRLHKTVPWLREDIMALIQRFARGIHVDIERMQSQAMEIDLDSMDPERIQEAFSAEMFEPQHTEDQKLALDRLENLLALIDGWATVVTEEATKNLPSTVRMSEVMNRRRADGGPVQHLFQGLLGLKVQPRKFREATDFWRGYESEHGAAARDQLWNAPENLPTSDELEDSQAFEDRSEFLNSTDEDFDAALEKLLSGGYDAPDEEGNNKPDEKP, encoded by the coding sequence ATGTCACAGAATCCTTTTGGCAACGGTCAAGACCCCTTTGAAGAATTTTTTAAGAAGCTCTCAGAAAACGGCGGTGCCGGTTTCAACGCTGATGATATGAAGAACATGGGTATTCCCCTTGACCCCGCGATGCTTTCGAACATCATGGGGCAGTTCTCTGCCATGATGAGCAACCAGGGTGAGGGCGTGAACTGGGATCAGGCGCGTCAGCACGCCCGTCAGGTTGCCGCAAGCAATGAGGATCCTTCTGTGACTGAGAACCAGAAGTCAGCGGTTAAAGACGCCTCACAGCTGGCTGATTTATGGCTTGATCCTGTGGTTGAGTTCTCGCGTCCGGAGTATTCCACCGAGGCGTGGTCACGCGCTGAATGGATTGAGAATTCCTTTGACACCTGGACTGAGATTGCCCAGCCCGTTGCCGAAGAGACCACCGCCGCTATGAACTCTTCTATCTCATCGCAGATTCCTGAAGAGATGAAGTCTATGCTCGGTGGCATCAACATTATGGGAAACTTGGGTTCCATGATGTTCGGTATGCAGATCGGCTCGGGCGTAGCTCACCTTTCCACCGAGGTTCTTTCCACCACCGATATCGGTATTCCTCTGGTCTCAGGACGTAGTGCTCTGCTACCCGATGCCATCAAGAAGTTCACCAACGGTCTTGAAATTCCAGCCCAAGAAGTCATGCTCTACCTGGCAGTGCGTGAGGCTGCCCTCGTCCGTCTGCACAAGACCGTTCCCTGGCTGCGCGAAGACATTATGGCACTCATTCAGCGTTTTGCCCGCGGCATTCACGTTGATATTGAACGTATGCAGTCACAGGCAATGGAAATCGATCTCGATTCCATGGATCCCGAACGTATTCAAGAAGCCTTCAGTGCCGAGATGTTCGAACCCCAGCACACTGAAGATCAAAAACTTGCTCTCGACCGTTTAGAGAACTTACTGGCGCTCATTGATGGCTGGGCAACCGTTGTTACCGAAGAAGCCACCAAAAACCTGCCCTCAACCGTCCGCATGAGTGAGGTAATGAACCGCCGACGCGCTGATGGTGGCCCCGTCCAGCACCTCTTTCAGGGTCTGCTCGGTCTCAAGGTTCAGCCCCGCAAGTTCCGCGAGGCAACCGACTTCTGGCGCGGCTACGAGTCTGAGCACGGTGCAGCTGCCCGCGACCAGCTCTGGAACGCACCCGAGAACCTGCCCACCAGCGATGAGCTAGAGGATTCTCAGGCTTTTGAGGATCGCAGTGAGTTCCTCAACTCCACCGATGAAGACTTCGATGCGGCTCTAGAAAAGTTGCTCTCCGGTGGGTACGATGCCCCCGATGAAGAAGGCAACAACAAGCCCGATGAAAAGCCCTAA
- a CDS encoding sigma factor: protein MTHTQTGAARAWTPQMLQEWQNTLSLIRSRLTSDSPAHDAHDVHQNTWLAAHQRLDSYDPTKGPFGPWMRYVALTEIKTYRRKKLTEARRDEEYSDMAHIGITETLTLIEEDIATGIIEEDGDYNRLHHIMGILATIMENPAHLERTLKIVLAFDGNVAAASRALGIAAKTLRDNQANNREIGPSYSSGSGCS from the coding sequence ATGACCCACACGCAAACAGGAGCTGCCCGCGCCTGGACACCCCAAATGCTCCAAGAATGGCAAAACACCCTCTCCTTGATCCGCTCCCGCCTCACCAGCGATAGCCCTGCCCACGACGCCCACGACGTCCACCAAAACACTTGGCTAGCAGCCCACCAACGCTTGGACTCCTATGACCCCACCAAAGGCCCCTTTGGTCCCTGGATGCGATACGTAGCCCTCACCGAAATCAAAACCTACCGGCGCAAAAAGCTCACCGAAGCCCGCCGCGATGAAGAATACAGCGACATGGCGCATATCGGCATCACCGAGACGCTTACCCTGATCGAAGAAGACATCGCAACCGGCATCATCGAAGAAGACGGCGACTATAACCGCCTGCATCACATCATGGGAATCCTGGCCACGATCATGGAAAACCCCGCCCACCTAGAGCGCACCCTCAAGATCGTTCTAGCCTTTGACGGCAACGTAGCTGCCGCCTCTAGAGCTTTGGGTATCGCCGCGAAGACCTTACGGGATAACCAGGCCAATAACCGTGAGATTGGCCCAAGTTATTCATCGGGCTCTGGATGCTCATGA
- a CDS encoding helix-turn-helix domain-containing protein: MTTKTITTRQAITREIKSAMGRAEMTQRELATKAGFSASNLSEKMNGKLSFSLEDLLTIAGVLELSLTELLGEALTAQRVPMPSFIEDEKGKKKVAPIGFVPIGTTYEMVAGAGFEPATSGL; the protein is encoded by the coding sequence ATGACCACCAAGACTATCACCACTCGTCAAGCCATCACTCGCGAAATCAAGAGCGCTATGGGGCGAGCAGAAATGACACAGCGAGAACTTGCAACCAAGGCAGGCTTCTCAGCTAGTAACCTCTCAGAAAAAATGAACGGCAAACTGTCCTTCAGTCTTGAGGATCTGCTTACCATTGCTGGAGTTCTAGAGCTCTCCCTCACTGAGCTGCTAGGCGAAGCACTCACCGCCCAGCGCGTCCCCATGCCAAGCTTTATAGAGGACGAAAAGGGCAAGAAAAAAGTCGCCCCGATCGGATTTGTTCCAATCGGGACGACTTATGAAATGGTTGCGGGGGCAGGATTTGAACCTGCGACCTCCGGGTTATGA